A genomic region of Erythrobacter sp. SCSIO 43205 contains the following coding sequences:
- a CDS encoding nucleoside triphosphate pyrophosphohydrolase family protein encodes MVDDFQALTVDQYAREAARTDQRKGSGTVGFTMLGLFGETGSLLAEAKKKQRDAASYLGYAEAVAEEIGDVLWYLAAIAQRHRLALSDIAAAALKADACYAEGKNEALSLHALQPAHMPLAKAPMPEFEHSLLALASEVGLLAREIEGGNSTRHRADVAERLVAITRCLIRASTDSGITIEAAAIKNLQKIFDRWPRERIYPPAFDADKDAEEQLPRSMQIDIYERKVRGQDYVFQRSRGVYVGDRLTDNAIEPDDYRFHDVFHYAYVAVLGWSPVIRALLRLKRKSDPKLDEAEDGARAILIEEGVTSWLFGQAQQLNFFEDVKRGGLPLDMLKHVRQFVAGHEADRCPLWLWEEAILQGYAAFRFLQKNRRARITIDFARRRLRIKELPQ; translated from the coding sequence ATGGTGGACGACTTTCAGGCGCTGACGGTCGACCAATATGCCCGCGAAGCAGCTCGGACCGATCAACGTAAGGGTTCCGGTACAGTCGGGTTCACGATGCTCGGCCTCTTCGGCGAAACAGGCAGCCTGCTCGCCGAAGCCAAGAAGAAGCAGCGGGATGCCGCTTCCTATCTCGGCTATGCCGAAGCAGTCGCCGAGGAGATCGGTGACGTGTTGTGGTATTTGGCAGCTATCGCACAGCGTCACCGCCTGGCATTGAGTGACATTGCGGCCGCCGCGCTCAAGGCCGATGCTTGTTACGCAGAGGGCAAGAACGAAGCACTCAGTCTCCACGCCCTACAGCCTGCGCATATGCCGCTCGCAAAAGCGCCCATGCCCGAGTTCGAACACAGCCTGCTTGCCCTGGCCAGCGAAGTCGGGCTTCTGGCGCGCGAAATCGAAGGCGGCAACTCGACGCGGCACCGCGCGGATGTCGCCGAAAGACTTGTTGCGATTACGCGTTGCCTCATTCGCGCTTCGACCGACTCAGGCATCACCATTGAGGCCGCGGCAATCAAGAACCTGCAGAAGATTTTCGATCGATGGCCACGTGAACGCATCTACCCGCCCGCATTTGATGCCGACAAAGACGCCGAAGAGCAGCTGCCCCGCTCGATGCAGATCGACATTTACGAGCGCAAGGTGCGTGGCCAGGACTATGTCTTCCAGCGTTCGCGCGGCGTCTATGTCGGCGACCGACTGACCGACAACGCCATCGAACCCGACGACTATCGGTTCCACGACGTATTCCACTACGCCTATGTCGCGGTGCTGGGCTGGTCACCGGTGATCCGCGCCTTGCTGCGCCTCAAGCGCAAGAGCGACCCGAAGCTGGACGAAGCCGAGGATGGCGCGCGCGCGATCCTGATTGAAGAAGGTGTCACGTCATGGCTATTCGGCCAGGCGCAGCAGCTCAATTTCTTCGAAGACGTCAAACGAGGCGGACTTCCGCTGGACATGCTCAAACATGTCCGCCAATTCGTCGCTGGTCACGAGGCTGATCGCTGTCCGCTGTGGCTCTGGGAGGAAGCAATTCTCCAGGGATACGCGGCCTTTCGCTTCCTCCAGAAGAACCGACGGGCGCGAATCACCATCGATTTCGCCCGCCGTCGCTTGCGTATCAAGGAGTTGCCGCAATGA
- a CDS encoding uracil-DNA glycosylase, whose translation MTPKTFVSALAAAKLPSVFNPWRDRCSIHDRRDAAARRRSNLQGMLEAALDAHVETIWIARDLGYRGGRRTGVPLTDEVHLTHASALMGGIALERATQGPEIAERTAAIVWQVLGRIGQPVMLWNVFPFHPHDADDPMSNRCHSRAEREETWPLLQALVSMVQPKRIVAIGRDAHLALAGLETEVTAIRHPSYGGQRDFINGMYGLYGIAGDPVDSPELPLGPRYVETARALA comes from the coding sequence ATGACCCCCAAGACCTTCGTATCGGCATTGGCGGCCGCGAAATTACCCTCGGTGTTCAACCCCTGGCGCGACCGCTGTTCTATCCATGACCGGCGTGATGCCGCGGCGCGGCGCCGCTCCAACCTCCAGGGCATGCTGGAAGCAGCTCTCGATGCCCATGTCGAAACGATCTGGATTGCCCGCGATCTTGGCTATCGCGGCGGACGCCGCACTGGGGTCCCGTTGACCGATGAGGTACATCTTACCCATGCATCGGCGCTGATGGGTGGCATCGCGTTGGAGCGTGCCACGCAGGGGCCAGAAATTGCCGAACGCACCGCAGCAATCGTCTGGCAGGTGCTTGGCAGGATCGGACAGCCTGTCATGCTTTGGAACGTCTTTCCCTTCCATCCGCACGATGCGGATGATCCCATGTCCAACCGCTGCCATAGCCGCGCCGAGCGCGAGGAAACCTGGCCGCTCCTCCAGGCGCTGGTATCGATGGTGCAGCCCAAGCGCATCGTAGCGATCGGTCGCGATGCACATCTGGCGCTCGCTGGGCTGGAGACGGAAGTTACCGCGATCCGCCATCCAAGTTATGGCGGGCAGCGCGATTTCATCAACGGAATGTACGGCCTCTACGGGATCGCGGGCGACCCGGTCGATTCACCAGAACTGCCACTCGGACCTCGCTACGTAGAGACTGCCAGGGCCTTGGCTTGA